Proteins encoded within one genomic window of Bemisia tabaci chromosome 2, PGI_BMITA_v3:
- the LOC140223848 gene encoding uncharacterized protein: MPSGFIFLVILLAVIPGQIVSELTKLRIREGSKVFMRVTLKLNTIPSTRIFASAIGYRVNWDILPVKKKKKKATRKEYLLPYAQHVHLRKRDVHATISNILNRHGFNGSSCVLRASCESSLFNPYDVKTQLFSILFPPIQRNSCDQPFDDCPLSLLHILTHGNN, from the exons ATGCCGAGTGGATTTATTTTTCTAGTGATCTTATTGGCTGTCATTCCTGGACAAATAGTGTCAGAGCTCACCAAACTTCGGATTCGAGAGGGCAGTAAAGTATTC ATGCGAGTGACGTTGAAATTGAATACGATTCCCTCCACGAGGATATTTGCCTCCGCAATCGGCTATAGAGTTAATTGGGACATTTTACcagtgaaaaagaagaagaagaaagccACTCGGAAGGAATATTTGCTGCCATACGCTCAGCATGTTCATCTGAGGAAAAGAGACGTTCATGCAACTATATCAAACATCCTCAACAG GCACGGCTTCAATGGGAGCTCTTGTGTTTTAAGAGCAAGCTGTGAATCATCACTATTCAATCCGTATGACGTAAAGAcgcaacttttttcaattttatttcc GCCAATTCAGAGGAATTCTTGTGATCAGCCATTTGATGACTGCCCGCTGTCCTTGCTGCATATCCTTACGCATGGCAATAATTGA